In a single window of the Coprothermobacter proteolyticus DSM 5265 genome:
- the nagZ gene encoding beta-N-acetylhexosaminidase produces MPYAWENTNTSTSSNAEQNDNQSTSIGVLTPTQSGTDVTPTTAVNQNTQNDVIDSIIANMDLQEKIGQMFIVSFTGTNVSADLITLVHDYHVGGVILFSENIQDDKQLLALLNGIKALNEGNKLPILISTDQEGGRISRLPSRATKFPSNLIIGKRNSATLSYQIGSILGTEMKAYGFNMDFAPVLDVVTNPQNKVIGDRSFGSNPDLVSTLGVATMKGISSSGVIPVVKHFPGHGDTSVDSHQELPVSNATLPHLRSFELLPFEKAIQNGASVVMVAHIKFANVDPSGLPASLSEVFISDILRNELGFSGVVITDDLHMEAITKHYSVGDAAIKAVQAGADMVLICHSLDEQKQAINALVHAVKTGQISEERINESIKRIAMLKRHYDLTDEPSSIAAVLSEVGTEEHADVAKEASVAP; encoded by the coding sequence ATGCCGTACGCTTGGGAAAACACTAACACCTCCACAAGTTCAAACGCTGAGCAAAACGATAATCAAAGCACATCTATAGGTGTGTTGACGCCAACTCAATCTGGTACGGACGTTACTCCAACAACGGCGGTAAACCAAAACACTCAGAACGATGTTATTGATTCCATCATTGCGAATATGGATTTGCAGGAGAAAATTGGCCAAATGTTCATTGTCAGTTTCACGGGCACGAACGTATCTGCTGACCTCATCACGCTTGTACATGACTACCACGTAGGTGGCGTTATTCTTTTTTCGGAAAACATACAAGACGACAAACAACTTCTCGCACTACTGAACGGCATAAAAGCTCTAAATGAAGGCAATAAGTTACCTATTCTCATATCTACAGATCAAGAGGGAGGCCGCATTTCTCGTTTACCCTCCAGAGCAACAAAGTTCCCTTCCAATCTAATCATAGGTAAAAGGAACTCGGCTACACTGAGCTACCAAATAGGAAGCATTCTAGGTACAGAAATGAAGGCTTACGGTTTCAACATGGATTTTGCGCCGGTTCTTGATGTGGTTACTAACCCACAAAACAAAGTGATTGGCGACCGCTCTTTCGGAAGTAACCCCGACTTGGTTTCCACTTTAGGAGTTGCCACCATGAAGGGCATCTCTTCCTCAGGCGTCATACCAGTGGTAAAACATTTTCCGGGGCACGGTGATACATCGGTGGATTCACATCAGGAACTACCAGTTTCCAACGCAACACTGCCTCACCTTCGCTCCTTTGAACTTTTGCCTTTCGAGAAGGCAATACAGAACGGTGCAAGTGTGGTCATGGTAGCTCACATAAAGTTTGCGAATGTAGATCCATCAGGCCTCCCGGCATCACTCTCGGAAGTGTTTATCTCTGATATTCTAAGAAACGAGCTTGGGTTTTCAGGCGTAGTCATTACCGACGATTTGCACATGGAAGCCATAACCAAACACTACAGTGTTGGTGATGCTGCGATAAAGGCTGTGCAAGCCGGTGCTGACATGGTGCTTATTTGCCACAGTCTTGACGAGCAAAAACAAGCAATAAATGCTTTGGTACATGCAGTTAAAACTGGTCAAATCAGTGAAGAGCGCATCAATGAATCAATAAAGCGTATAGCCATGTTAAAACGGCATTACGATCTAACAGACGAACCGTCCTCCATCGCGGCAGTTCTTAGTGAAGTGGGAACAGAGGAACATGCGGACGTCGCAAAAGAGGCAAGCGTGGCTCCGTAG
- the guaB gene encoding IMP dehydrogenase, whose product MPSSYYEESLTFDDVLLVPQYSEVLPKDVDISTKLTKDVTLNIPLISAAMDTVTEARLAIALAREGGIGIIHKNMSIDRQAEEVDKVKRSEFGIIYKPVVLGPKATLADALALMEHYHISGIPITVEGKLVGIITNRDIRFEDDFTQLIEDVMTKKNLVTAPVGTSLEEARQILKAHKIEKLPLVDEEGYLKGLITIKDLEKRSQYPNAAKDSKGRLLVGAALGVGKEMMDRAKALADADVDVLVVDSAHGNSKNVVEAVKKVKNKFPHVAVVAGNVATPDGVRNLVEAGADCVKIGIGPGSICTTRVIAGIGVPQLSAVLKCAEEGAKLGVPVIADGGIRFSGDIVKALAAGAYTVMIGSLFAGTEESPGEKEIYQGRIYKTYRGMGSLAAMKQGSADRYSQEDASKFVPEGVEGRVPYKGSVHDVVFQLCGGIRSGMGYVGAVSIEDLQKKAKFVKITNAGLRESHPHDVQITRESPNYTLEE is encoded by the coding sequence ATGCCTTCATCATATTACGAAGAGTCGTTAACATTCGACGATGTGCTGCTGGTGCCCCAGTATTCTGAGGTTTTGCCTAAAGATGTGGACATCAGCACAAAGCTTACTAAGGACGTAACACTAAACATTCCACTTATTAGTGCTGCCATGGACACAGTTACTGAAGCTCGCTTGGCCATCGCTTTAGCACGTGAGGGCGGTATTGGTATTATCCACAAGAACATGAGCATTGACCGTCAAGCCGAAGAGGTGGACAAGGTAAAACGGTCTGAGTTTGGCATCATCTACAAACCTGTGGTTTTGGGTCCCAAAGCAACTTTGGCGGATGCTCTTGCGCTCATGGAGCATTACCACATTTCTGGCATCCCCATAACGGTGGAAGGCAAATTGGTAGGTATTATTACGAACCGTGACATACGGTTTGAAGATGATTTTACTCAGCTCATTGAAGATGTGATGACCAAGAAGAATTTGGTGACCGCTCCCGTTGGGACGTCTTTGGAAGAGGCTCGCCAAATACTAAAGGCACACAAAATTGAGAAACTTCCATTGGTGGACGAAGAGGGCTATTTAAAGGGACTTATTACCATTAAGGACTTGGAAAAGAGAAGCCAGTATCCAAATGCAGCCAAAGACAGTAAAGGCAGATTGCTCGTAGGTGCTGCTTTGGGCGTGGGTAAAGAGATGATGGACCGTGCTAAGGCCTTGGCGGATGCGGATGTGGACGTGCTTGTAGTAGATTCTGCGCACGGAAACAGCAAGAACGTTGTGGAAGCAGTAAAGAAGGTAAAGAACAAGTTCCCCCATGTGGCCGTGGTGGCTGGTAATGTAGCTACGCCTGATGGTGTGAGGAATTTGGTGGAAGCTGGTGCCGACTGCGTAAAAATTGGCATCGGACCTGGGTCCATATGCACCACGCGTGTGATTGCGGGTATTGGTGTGCCTCAGCTCAGTGCTGTTTTGAAATGTGCTGAGGAAGGCGCAAAGCTGGGTGTACCCGTCATTGCCGACGGTGGTATTAGGTTCTCTGGTGACATTGTAAAGGCGTTGGCTGCTGGAGCATACACGGTCATGATAGGCAGTTTGTTTGCCGGTACTGAAGAAAGCCCCGGTGAAAAAGAGATTTATCAAGGCCGTATTTACAAAACATATCGTGGCATGGGTTCTTTGGCTGCCATGAAACAAGGCTCTGCTGACCGTTACAGCCAAGAAGATGCTTCCAAGTTCGTTCCTGAAGGGGTGGAAGGGCGTGTGCCCTACAAGGGTTCCGTTCACGATGTGGTTTTTCAGCTCTGCGGTGGCATTCGTTCAGGTATGGGCTATGTGGGAGCAGTCAGTATTGAAGACCTTCAGAAGAAGGCAAAATTCGTGAAGATTACTAACGCAGGCTTAAGAGAAAGCCACCCTCACGACGTGCAAATCACCAGAGAATCTCCTAACTACACACTGGAGGAATAA
- a CDS encoding chemotaxis protein CheW — protein sequence MRYITYDLGERVYASELLSVKEIVLKEELRSIPGAQPWLLGVMALRGQLLPVIDLGFRLQGRPSQGDKVLVLDSERPVGFLVDDVRNIEDVGELKPLPLELPDNVKRFLVGSFFHGGDIVLVLDLKKVLTEQELSEVTAP from the coding sequence GTGCGTTACATAACTTACGATTTGGGCGAAAGGGTTTATGCCAGTGAACTGCTTAGTGTGAAAGAGATCGTGCTAAAGGAGGAACTTAGATCCATACCAGGTGCTCAGCCTTGGCTGCTGGGTGTGATGGCCTTAAGGGGGCAACTTTTACCCGTAATTGATCTGGGTTTTAGGCTTCAAGGTAGGCCGAGCCAGGGTGACAAGGTACTGGTTTTGGATAGCGAGCGGCCTGTGGGCTTCTTGGTGGACGATGTGAGGAACATTGAAGATGTGGGAGAGCTAAAGCCACTTCCACTGGAGCTACCTGACAACGTGAAGCGTTTTTTAGTGGGTAGCTTCTTTCATGGTGGAGACATTGTGCTCGTGCTTGACCTTAAAAAAGTGCTCACTGAACAGGAGTTATCTGAGGTTACTGCTCCATAA
- a CDS encoding diguanylate cyclase: protein MWYDEKLSQVLGSIIRNRLGVWGQHGSGKTFLLKGLRRRLERSFYIHIHSFRMPLGELYWSILSSNWDQATRLDEKSWSTFLRYISADEVPVSLAVKPNYLVDTQAINRDILLSTLTLLEEFRIKALLLDQLDPTELDDSVKYVLRELPKEGIIIVATSTSTDVFKELGYPVVPMRDPEHEREDALQQFIEVWNDLSYSDAQKLVEMSRGNLFNAQLLKEQHAESLQQIVAMEKEKNPKLFSALAHLCAGDLWFSPLSKRIVEEIILESEYSLLDSPLIIEEEPQYRFLSPEVKDTVWQMSGLDKNHVHVWWAKELSKLNMPTYWTRIAHLFANGKEKRSEAFALLMASRKEYSYPQAAFILEKALELFPELNGAKRKLANIYYSQGKYKEALSILEQIKSPTLFDQAYKVRLYVLLGMDEEARKLGDFLLNHIENVSSFYWPGMLSDLAPYIIDTINEPRKMYDYYVRLASSHVRVPILHWGAFLNAVGVSLEYSLKYEDAVELYQESIKVLQGTPRLEIFARPVINEVAIKTILSGTKTILESKESLENLIPTLSSVGQQGFWQTLLTSLQEFMSRGTLQKYIRELEETTRVLLSSTYRHSGYMTLAEHYISVLDFNLAEWFLILASKNATLEVEELNTKILWTYLRLLEGREVEKGDIASLLSRCMEHVDEGIDTAALVSVLLMVHWNPIPTQLLGQLPSTPLGESLKMLAISPDNCSNAFRYMLRLWRRWERLSMSNLGIVIFKSVCENTDKTMLKTMADWILQEVRALDYPQLTSFWQKTYQSIAAVSQWSSLLSWHLNLQEITNVQQLAGALSYIFQSYFGHDYFAKIESGTLNLEVGDHRIAKRSQNFIEKGSVIHIRVWYSTLNDPLAPQVLDLLSYSLEELNTKLFGMQDSLTGLFNRTYGNQRLTEEWELYLRGGPQFSILFLDLDGFKQVNDSFGHEMGDKVLMEFSKLLRSSLRATDVAIRWGGDEFLVILPDTDEEEAATISRRLSNQISSCITSLGKPVTASIGASSVSEVNSVEQLVDLADQRTYLAKTRKKNHIMEQ from the coding sequence ATGTGGTACGATGAAAAGCTTAGTCAGGTTTTAGGAAGCATCATAAGAAATCGCTTAGGCGTCTGGGGACAACATGGCAGTGGGAAAACGTTTCTGTTAAAGGGTTTGCGACGACGGTTGGAGCGCAGTTTCTACATTCACATACACTCGTTTCGAATGCCCCTTGGAGAGCTCTATTGGAGCATACTTTCTTCAAACTGGGATCAAGCAACTCGCCTAGATGAAAAGTCGTGGTCAACATTTTTAAGATACATCTCCGCAGATGAAGTACCAGTTTCACTAGCGGTAAAACCAAATTACTTGGTGGACACTCAAGCCATAAACAGAGACATACTGCTTAGCACACTCACACTTTTGGAGGAGTTCCGCATAAAGGCTCTGCTTTTAGACCAGCTGGATCCTACCGAGCTGGACGACTCAGTAAAATATGTGTTGCGTGAACTACCAAAGGAAGGTATAATAATTGTTGCCACATCTACCTCCACAGATGTTTTCAAAGAGCTGGGCTACCCTGTGGTTCCTATGCGTGACCCAGAGCATGAACGTGAAGATGCTCTACAGCAGTTCATAGAAGTCTGGAATGATTTGAGCTACTCAGATGCCCAGAAACTCGTGGAAATGTCTAGGGGAAATCTGTTCAATGCACAGCTGCTCAAAGAACAACACGCTGAGAGCTTGCAGCAAATTGTGGCCATGGAAAAGGAGAAAAATCCAAAGCTGTTTAGCGCCTTAGCCCATCTATGCGCAGGTGACCTTTGGTTCAGCCCATTAAGTAAAAGAATAGTTGAAGAAATCATCCTTGAGAGTGAGTATTCGTTACTAGATTCTCCGCTCATCATTGAAGAAGAGCCGCAGTACCGCTTTCTTTCGCCTGAAGTAAAAGATACGGTTTGGCAGATGAGCGGGCTTGACAAAAATCATGTCCATGTTTGGTGGGCAAAAGAATTAAGCAAACTGAACATGCCCACATACTGGACACGCATTGCACATCTATTTGCTAATGGAAAGGAAAAGCGTAGTGAAGCTTTTGCGCTTCTCATGGCATCAAGAAAGGAATACAGCTATCCTCAAGCAGCTTTCATTCTGGAGAAAGCACTGGAGCTATTTCCAGAATTGAATGGTGCAAAACGCAAACTAGCAAACATTTATTACTCGCAGGGAAAATACAAGGAAGCTCTTTCCATACTTGAGCAGATTAAGTCTCCAACGCTGTTTGATCAGGCGTACAAGGTGCGGCTATATGTACTTTTGGGTATGGACGAAGAAGCCCGCAAGCTTGGAGATTTTCTCTTAAACCACATTGAAAACGTGAGTTCGTTTTACTGGCCTGGCATGCTATCAGACTTAGCCCCTTACATCATAGACACAATAAACGAACCTCGAAAAATGTACGACTACTACGTGAGATTAGCCTCGAGCCACGTAAGAGTCCCCATACTGCACTGGGGCGCTTTTCTTAATGCTGTAGGCGTTTCCTTGGAATACTCCTTGAAATATGAAGATGCCGTTGAGCTCTATCAGGAGTCTATTAAGGTGCTTCAAGGAACCCCACGCTTGGAGATTTTTGCAAGACCAGTTATTAATGAGGTTGCCATAAAAACCATCCTTAGTGGCACAAAAACCATTTTGGAAAGCAAGGAAAGCTTGGAAAATTTGATACCCACCCTATCCAGTGTAGGACAACAAGGCTTTTGGCAAACGCTACTTACCAGTCTGCAAGAATTCATGTCCAGAGGAACACTGCAGAAATACATCAGGGAACTCGAAGAAACTACCAGAGTTCTACTGTCCTCCACATACAGGCACAGCGGTTACATGACACTGGCAGAGCACTATATCAGCGTACTGGATTTCAATTTGGCTGAGTGGTTTCTCATTCTGGCGTCAAAGAATGCAACTTTAGAAGTGGAAGAGCTGAACACAAAGATCTTGTGGACTTACCTAAGACTGCTTGAAGGACGAGAAGTAGAAAAGGGAGACATTGCTTCCTTACTTAGCCGTTGTATGGAGCATGTGGACGAAGGAATAGATACTGCCGCATTGGTTTCTGTTCTGCTAATGGTGCATTGGAATCCCATACCCACGCAGTTGCTTGGACAACTTCCTTCAACCCCACTAGGCGAATCCTTGAAGATGCTTGCCATTAGTCCTGATAACTGCTCAAACGCCTTTCGCTACATGCTCAGATTGTGGCGGCGCTGGGAACGTCTTTCCATGTCCAACTTGGGCATAGTCATCTTTAAAAGTGTGTGTGAAAATACTGATAAAACCATGCTTAAAACCATGGCAGATTGGATACTCCAGGAGGTTCGTGCACTGGACTACCCTCAGCTTACTTCATTTTGGCAGAAAACCTACCAAAGCATTGCCGCTGTGTCCCAATGGAGCAGCTTGCTAAGTTGGCACCTAAACTTGCAGGAGATTACTAACGTGCAGCAGCTCGCAGGGGCACTGAGTTACATCTTCCAATCTTATTTTGGCCATGACTATTTTGCAAAAATTGAAAGTGGAACACTGAACCTGGAAGTTGGCGACCACCGCATTGCGAAAAGAAGTCAGAATTTCATAGAAAAGGGCTCTGTAATTCACATCAGGGTGTGGTACAGCACACTAAACGATCCTCTGGCACCGCAGGTTCTTGATTTACTTAGTTACAGTCTTGAGGAGCTTAATACAAAACTCTTTGGAATGCAGGATTCTCTTACTGGTTTGTTCAACAGAACCTATGGAAACCAGCGTCTAACAGAAGAATGGGAACTATACCTGCGCGGTGGTCCACAGTTTAGTATTCTCTTTTTAGATTTGGACGGCTTCAAACAGGTGAATGATTCCTTTGGACACGAAATGGGTGACAAAGTCCTCATGGAATTCTCAAAGCTGTTACGTTCGTCGCTCAGAGCAACCGATGTTGCCATAAGATGGGGAGGCGATGAGTTCCTTGTTATTTTGCCTGACACGGACGAGGAAGAAGCTGCCACCATATCTCGGCGGCTAAGCAATCAGATATCATCATGCATCACATCTTTAGGAAAACCAGTCACAGCCAGTATTGGCGCCTCATCAGTCTCTGAAGTAAACTCCGTAGAACAATTAGTTGACTTAGCAGACCAGCGCACCTACTTGGCAAAAACAAGAAAGAAAAACCACATTATGGAGCAGTAA
- a CDS encoding ferritin family protein encodes MENKEMTAKEALSYAIHAEIEANEFYLEWSINTNDPAAKKELQELADWEAQHRDQLTNIYESRFSEKFQRNPNVTVEPALKVKADEFKDVYNVLRIASTAYLTELTSAEFYSDMAKKFADDEELSKTFSDLADMEKSHMQLMLKRYLRLKEDLSGPLML; translated from the coding sequence ATGGAAAACAAAGAAATGACTGCGAAGGAAGCTCTTAGTTATGCCATCCACGCCGAAATTGAGGCTAACGAGTTTTACTTAGAATGGTCAATTAATACTAACGATCCGGCAGCCAAGAAAGAACTGCAAGAGCTTGCAGACTGGGAGGCACAGCACCGCGACCAACTAACAAACATTTATGAAAGCCGATTCAGTGAAAAATTCCAGAGAAACCCCAACGTCACTGTGGAACCCGCGTTAAAAGTTAAGGCTGACGAGTTCAAAGATGTGTACAATGTACTGCGCATCGCCTCCACTGCTTATCTTACTGAGCTCACCTCTGCCGAGTTTTACAGCGACATGGCAAAAAAGTTCGCCGACGATGAGGAGCTTAGTAAAACCTTCAGTGACCTTGCGGACATGGAAAAAAGCCATATGCAGCTCATGCTAAAGCGTTACCTAAGACTTAAAGAGGACTTATCTGGTCCGCTAATGTTGTAA
- the guaA gene encoding glutamine-hydrolyzing GMP synthase, with amino-acid sequence MKREGVAVIDFGGQYAHLISRRIRDLGVYAEIVPYWRWQEVLDDPLVKAVVLSGGPASVYDENAPQLPVEFFSNVTKPVLGICYGAQLMAHLLGGKVGPAPGGEYGRTKLVVKNSEPLFTGTPTAQDVWMSHGDQVVELPSGFEVSASTEHCRLAAFQKEPLFFAVQFHPEVAHTQFGNALLKNFVFGVAKAEVNWNITDYVSEAIREIRETVGENGMVLGALSGGVDSAVAAVLTHRALGCGRLQCLYIDTGLQRAEDEAHVRNLSKHLGLKIKVVDAKERFLKALEGVIDPEQKRKIIGNLFIQVFEEEARNLGHFDFLLQGTLYPDVIESGEGSASVIKSHHNVGGLPQSLGLKLLEPLRWLYKDEVRNMGRWLGIPEDFLMRHPFPGPGLAVRTIGPVKEEYLDILRRAHSVLERVLKEEGVYNELWQAFPVFTGVKSVGVKGDARHYGWVLAVRMVQSVDAMTADWYKAPPELLDKIASSLISEIPEISRVVYDITSKPPGTIEWE; translated from the coding sequence ATGAAACGAGAAGGAGTAGCTGTTATTGATTTTGGAGGGCAGTATGCGCACCTGATAAGTCGGCGCATCAGGGATTTAGGTGTTTACGCAGAGATTGTTCCTTATTGGCGGTGGCAGGAAGTACTTGACGACCCCTTGGTGAAAGCCGTTGTGCTTTCTGGAGGTCCTGCCTCAGTTTATGACGAAAACGCACCTCAGTTGCCAGTTGAGTTTTTCAGCAACGTTACCAAGCCAGTGCTAGGCATCTGCTACGGTGCCCAGCTCATGGCACATTTGCTCGGTGGCAAGGTAGGCCCTGCCCCTGGTGGTGAATACGGTAGAACCAAACTTGTTGTAAAAAACTCTGAGCCACTTTTCACTGGCACTCCAACTGCGCAGGATGTGTGGATGAGCCACGGAGACCAAGTAGTGGAGCTGCCCAGCGGGTTTGAAGTAAGTGCAAGCACGGAGCATTGCCGTTTAGCAGCATTTCAAAAGGAGCCTTTGTTTTTTGCTGTGCAGTTTCACCCTGAGGTGGCTCATACGCAGTTTGGGAATGCCCTATTAAAGAACTTTGTCTTTGGTGTGGCCAAGGCTGAAGTGAACTGGAACATAACAGACTATGTCAGTGAAGCCATAAGGGAGATTAGGGAAACTGTGGGAGAAAACGGCATGGTACTTGGCGCGCTCAGTGGCGGTGTGGACTCCGCTGTTGCGGCAGTGCTCACCCACAGGGCACTGGGCTGCGGTAGACTACAGTGCCTCTACATTGATACTGGGCTGCAGCGTGCTGAAGATGAAGCACACGTTAGAAATTTGAGTAAACACCTGGGCTTAAAGATAAAAGTGGTGGATGCAAAGGAGCGATTCTTAAAAGCCTTAGAAGGCGTTATCGACCCTGAGCAAAAGAGAAAAATCATAGGAAATCTGTTCATTCAAGTGTTTGAAGAAGAAGCTCGAAACTTGGGGCATTTCGATTTCCTGCTCCAGGGGACCCTTTATCCCGATGTGATAGAGAGCGGAGAAGGCAGTGCCAGTGTCATAAAATCCCATCATAATGTTGGCGGTTTGCCCCAGAGTTTGGGACTGAAGCTGCTAGAGCCTTTAAGGTGGCTTTATAAGGATGAGGTTAGGAACATGGGAAGGTGGCTTGGCATTCCTGAGGACTTTCTGATGCGCCACCCATTTCCTGGTCCAGGGCTGGCTGTACGTACTATAGGCCCTGTGAAGGAAGAGTACTTAGACATTTTGCGTAGAGCTCACAGCGTTTTAGAGCGTGTGCTTAAAGAGGAAGGCGTCTACAATGAACTTTGGCAGGCATTTCCGGTGTTCACGGGTGTGAAAAGTGTGGGTGTAAAAGGTGATGCGCGCCATTACGGATGGGTACTTGCTGTTAGAATGGTGCAAAGTGTGGATGCCATGACGGCTGACTGGTACAAAGCTCCACCCGAGCTTTTAGACAAGATCGCCAGTTCGCTTATTAGCGAAATTCCAGAGATTTCCAGGGTAGTTTATGACATCACTTCAAAGCCACCTGGAACCATTGAATGGGAATAG
- a CDS encoding macro domain-containing protein produces MKVFLFKGDLTTLDVDAVVNAANGIGPMGGGVAYAIKKVGGHEIEQEAIKRCQEEGPFKPGQVYVTTGGSRWKYVIHAVTMMYPAEPADYDSAGEALAKAIKKAVDLGVTSVAVPALGMGVGGLEPRALAQVYANVFKRLKDEPLNIVVSAFDKTFLMELISALD; encoded by the coding sequence ATGAAGGTGTTTCTTTTTAAGGGGGATTTAACTACCCTGGACGTAGATGCCGTGGTGAACGCAGCAAACGGTATAGGGCCCATGGGAGGTGGCGTTGCATACGCCATTAAAAAGGTAGGCGGGCATGAAATTGAACAAGAAGCCATAAAGCGCTGTCAAGAAGAAGGTCCGTTTAAGCCTGGGCAGGTTTACGTAACCACTGGCGGGAGTAGGTGGAAATACGTCATTCACGCTGTAACCATGATGTACCCTGCTGAACCTGCCGATTATGATTCCGCAGGTGAAGCATTAGCAAAAGCCATTAAGAAAGCCGTCGATCTAGGTGTAACAAGCGTGGCAGTGCCTGCATTAGGTATGGGCGTAGGGGGACTTGAGCCAAGGGCACTGGCACAGGTTTATGCAAATGTATTCAAGCGCTTGAAAGATGAGCCCCTAAACATCGTGGTCTCAGCTTTCGACAAAACCTTTCTGATGGAGCTTATCAGTGCGCTGGATTAG
- a CDS encoding GNAT family N-acetyltransferase, producing MSKYEGRRASEDDVVDLAQWAPYPPNRRTSFIQSLLNYVRVPYTRVVVVEKEGALVAFALLWLKHSAVTQTITAEIKDLVLKEPSDREALQVLLDTCEQTVKNMGASEIELYCESLDLHEFGYNTFSSFWRKGV from the coding sequence ATGTCAAAGTACGAAGGGCGCAGAGCCAGTGAAGACGATGTGGTTGATCTCGCCCAATGGGCTCCTTATCCGCCCAACAGAAGAACATCTTTTATTCAAAGCCTGCTTAACTATGTCAGGGTGCCTTACACCCGAGTAGTCGTTGTTGAAAAAGAAGGTGCACTGGTTGCATTTGCCCTACTTTGGCTAAAGCACTCCGCAGTCACACAAACCATTACTGCAGAAATAAAAGATCTCGTACTAAAAGAACCTTCGGACAGAGAAGCCTTGCAAGTGCTCCTTGATACATGTGAACAAACGGTGAAAAACATGGGGGCATCAGAAATAGAACTTTATTGCGAAAGTTTGGATTTACATGAATTTGGTTATAATACCTTTAGTAGTTTTTGGAGGAAAGGGGTGTAA
- a CDS encoding prepilin-type N-terminal cleavage/methylation domain-containing protein, with the protein MRRKMKGFTLLEVVIALVIVAILAAGTLPALSNINKQSFQTEIDLNLPSVGQAALNGQSSATSLYADLTDTTTRSVSLLTNELVKHSATVSSKGYTYAIDTLYADVGVGLGSLGAGSPFKEGDTASHEDTSTTPVIITPTTTHTEPTLGSANLLDWEVCSDKDNQNEDEHTYGPGYVQVNSNGDGFIDYGLTFPVQSSASDDNYVIVAIPGNTKLQKSCDKDCKHVDWSFVAFLNKTTTSSIENKVCKPKSNENGIAKLLSTSTSIQETELTATESGQGNGGSYYFPNGTASTASIIYKYKFVAKIEKKLYWSMHFVIKFMDGTPLQNQWVRIYIPNSSGEVTTEIPAVIGEETATTTTYGRAKIPVSYDAPSGLLAWDSITFDLSENASVTVKVKTDSMSDSEAYVFHATGPASQIKISLRQYNLPPEDLSITFYIAPIDNTKPATVNNVQVSYWTAATSP; encoded by the coding sequence ATGCGTAGAAAAATGAAAGGTTTCACCCTCTTGGAAGTGGTCATTGCTCTTGTCATAGTCGCCATTTTAGCTGCGGGTACATTACCTGCTTTGTCAAACATCAATAAGCAATCATTCCAAACAGAGATAGACCTTAACTTGCCCTCAGTTGGCCAAGCTGCTCTGAATGGCCAGAGTTCAGCCACAAGCCTTTATGCTGATTTGACTGATACTACCACAAGAAGTGTTTCTTTGCTTACTAACGAGCTTGTCAAACACAGTGCCACAGTCAGCAGTAAGGGTTACACCTATGCCATTGACACGCTCTATGCCGACGTGGGAGTGGGACTGGGAAGTCTGGGTGCTGGTTCACCATTTAAAGAAGGCGACACCGCCTCCCACGAGGACACTAGTACTACGCCGGTAATTATCACACCAACGACGACACATACTGAGCCTACGCTCGGAAGTGCGAATCTTCTTGACTGGGAAGTATGTTCTGACAAGGATAACCAAAATGAGGATGAGCATACCTATGGCCCTGGTTACGTGCAAGTTAATTCTAATGGTGACGGTTTTATTGACTATGGCCTTACTTTCCCAGTGCAATCTAGTGCATCGGATGACAACTATGTAATAGTTGCCATACCCGGGAACACTAAACTGCAAAAAAGCTGCGATAAAGATTGCAAGCATGTAGACTGGAGCTTTGTTGCTTTTCTTAATAAGACGACAACATCTTCCATTGAAAATAAAGTTTGCAAGCCCAAGAGTAATGAGAACGGAATCGCTAAGCTTCTTAGTACTAGTACTTCAATCCAAGAGACTGAATTGACTGCAACTGAAAGTGGGCAAGGGAATGGAGGCAGCTATTACTTCCCTAACGGGACTGCATCAACCGCAAGCATAATTTACAAGTACAAGTTTGTAGCTAAAATAGAAAAGAAACTATACTGGAGTATGCACTTTGTTATAAAGTTCATGGACGGTACACCTCTCCAAAACCAATGGGTTCGCATTTACATACCTAATAGTTCAGGAGAAGTCACAACTGAAATTCCTGCCGTTATCGGAGAGGAAACAGCCACCACTACCACCTATGGGCGTGCGAAAATTCCTGTATCTTATGACGCTCCAAGTGGGTTACTCGCTTGGGATTCCATAACCTTTGATTTGTCCGAAAACGCTTCAGTGACGGTTAAAGTCAAGACTGATTCCATGAGTGACAGCGAGGCTTACGTGTTCCACGCCACTGGCCCTGCGAGCCAAATTAAAATCAGCCTTAGGCAGTACAACTTGCCCCCTGAAGATTTGAGCATTACTTTCTATATAGCCCCTATCGACAATACAAAGCCCGCAACCGTAAACAATGTTCAGGTTTCCTATTGGACCGCTGCAACAAGCCCATGA